Proteins from one Acidiphilium multivorum AIU301 genomic window:
- a CDS encoding flagellar basal body-associated FliL family protein, translating into MAKTPTAAKNAADTPLPEAGAEEAPAKSSRRKLFVIGGAVAAIMLLVVGLWITGILPHLLGQRNHHKLAGPVYVKVPEIVANLNVPSGQDSYVKLEATIELADPKSAKIAMTDMPRVVDVFETYLRAMRPDELRGASGTYRLREALINRVKIATAPAIVKDILFQELIVQ; encoded by the coding sequence ATGGCCAAAACGCCCACCGCCGCAAAAAATGCTGCCGATACCCCTTTGCCTGAAGCCGGGGCCGAGGAAGCGCCAGCCAAGTCATCAAGACGCAAGCTGTTTGTGATTGGTGGGGCTGTTGCCGCTATCATGCTTTTGGTTGTCGGTCTCTGGATAACGGGAATCCTGCCTCATCTTCTCGGGCAGAGAAATCATCACAAGTTGGCCGGTCCAGTCTATGTCAAGGTCCCTGAAATTGTTGCCAATCTCAATGTACCAAGTGGGCAAGATTCATACGTGAAACTTGAAGCTACCATAGAATTAGCTGATCCGAAATCAGCAAAAATTGCAATGACCGACATGCCGCGCGTTGTAGATGTATTTGAAACCTATCTTCGTGCCATGCGGCCGGACGAATTGCGCGGTGCTTCAGGTACTTATCGCTTACGTGAAGCTTTAATCAATCGTGTTAAAATCGCGACCGCTCCGGCAATCGTTAAGGATATTCTCTTTCAGGAACTGATTGTCCAATAG
- a CDS encoding IS1595-like element ISAcr1 family transposase has protein sequence MDVLAREDLPFPQSLPEFQRIFPNDAACAAYLESARWNGGFACPRCGVVGEPFRFEARPGVLRCRACRKDVSLMAGTVMERSHTPLSTWFWAAYLIASQTPGMSAVQFQRQLGLSRYETAFGILHKLRAGMVRPERDKIGDTPQEHVEVDETWVGGRTRGDGRGVHHKVLVACAVEVRHRKPGTKLDNRKDGRYAGRVRLAVVPDRSANSLCGFVENAVAPGSLIVTDDWSGYAGLGRRGFDHHAIAECGDPEVAEEFLPIVHLVFTNLKTWINGIHHGVSAKHLQAYLNEFTFRFNRRLYPFNAFRSLLGIAGRAAAPTFDELYSGEWTHPTFSGCG, from the coding sequence ATGGATGTCCTGGCCCGTGAAGACCTGCCGTTCCCGCAGTCTCTGCCGGAATTCCAGCGTATTTTCCCGAACGACGCGGCCTGTGCCGCCTATCTCGAAAGCGCCCGCTGGAATGGAGGGTTCGCCTGCCCAAGGTGCGGCGTCGTTGGCGAGCCGTTCCGTTTCGAGGCGCGCCCGGGCGTTCTGCGCTGCCGGGCCTGTCGCAAAGACGTAAGCCTGATGGCTGGGACCGTTATGGAACGCAGTCACACGCCGCTGTCGACTTGGTTCTGGGCGGCTTACTTGATCGCCAGCCAGACGCCCGGAATGTCGGCCGTCCAATTTCAGCGGCAACTCGGCCTGTCGCGCTACGAGACCGCCTTCGGCATCCTTCATAAGCTGCGCGCCGGGATGGTGCGCCCCGAGCGCGACAAGATTGGCGACACGCCGCAAGAACACGTCGAAGTGGATGAAACGTGGGTTGGAGGACGAACCCGAGGCGATGGACGGGGTGTCCATCACAAGGTTCTCGTCGCCTGTGCCGTGGAGGTGCGCCACCGGAAACCGGGAACCAAGCTCGACAATCGGAAAGACGGTCGCTACGCGGGACGCGTTCGTCTCGCTGTTGTCCCCGACCGTAGCGCCAATTCGCTCTGCGGATTCGTCGAAAACGCCGTTGCTCCCGGATCGCTGATCGTTACCGACGACTGGAGCGGCTATGCCGGTCTCGGAAGGCGCGGGTTCGACCACCATGCAATCGCCGAATGCGGCGACCCGGAGGTGGCAGAAGAATTCCTGCCGATCGTCCACTTGGTCTTTACCAACCTGAAGACCTGGATCAACGGCATCCATCACGGGGTCAGCGCCAAACATCTACAAGCCTACCTCAATGAATTCACGTTTCGGTTCAACCGGCGCCTCTATCCCTTCAACGCGTTCCGCTCGCTGCTCGGAATCGCGGGTAGGGCAGCCGCACCAACCTTTGACGAGCTTTATTCCGGGGAATGGACACACCCTACATTTAGTGGGTGTGGGTAA
- a CDS encoding MotE family protein: MSPNDSRSGGTPRLLPIVMFCLCGTILFKSAGLIEAAFAKTEATSQVSKKIDARHSDAEPTGPNAPPNSNTMPYAPVANWTDRPPPPPLCKPDPLDQAGERKILLQLKQRAKQLDARAAALDQREAELTVAKAAIAKQVAALKPLAKRLEAMNAEHHAANEKKWAALVSTYETMDPRSAARIFDGLDPEVVLNVLQRMNSRKSAPILAAMTPEKAQMVTEKLAGISQPSIEAQPAASLLPDGAP, from the coding sequence ATGTCACCTAACGACTCCCGATCCGGCGGTACTCCACGCCTCCTGCCTATTGTAATGTTCTGCCTATGTGGAACCATCCTCTTCAAGTCGGCTGGCCTCATTGAGGCTGCGTTTGCGAAGACCGAGGCTACGTCGCAAGTAAGCAAGAAGATTGACGCCCGTCATTCCGATGCCGAACCGACAGGACCGAACGCGCCACCGAATTCCAACACAATGCCTTATGCACCCGTCGCTAACTGGACAGATCGCCCCCCTCCGCCTCCTCTTTGCAAGCCAGATCCGCTTGATCAGGCTGGAGAACGCAAGATACTGCTTCAACTCAAGCAGCGGGCTAAACAACTTGATGCGAGAGCCGCTGCTCTGGATCAACGGGAAGCTGAACTGACGGTGGCAAAAGCAGCAATTGCAAAGCAAGTCGCCGCACTCAAGCCATTGGCCAAGCGGCTTGAAGCGATGAATGCAGAGCATCACGCCGCGAATGAAAAGAAGTGGGCTGCTTTGGTTTCCACATATGAAACGATGGATCCACGCAGCGCGGCACGCATTTTTGACGGGTTAGATCCGGAAGTCGTACTGAATGTGCTTCAGCGAATGAATAGCCGGAAATCAGCACCGATACTGGCGGCCATGACTCCCGAGAAAGCACAGATGGTTACTGAGAAGCTTGCGGGAATTTCACAGCCATCCATCGAAGCTCAGCCTGCTGCCTCACTTCTGCCCGATGGCGCGCCATGA